One stretch of Candidatus Omnitrophota bacterium DNA includes these proteins:
- a CDS encoding nucleotidyltransferase substrate binding protein: TAAFWKALSETVMPINTEHLNRCIQTLESALALLRQYEPDSIEYEVFRNSAVKGFELTLEVCGKLLRKTLKPYFASPKAVDSLMFKDLFRHAAKHGILSVEEVERWLNYRDNRNTTAHDYGKGFAEETLTLLPEFIADAKRLEEKMSHAGA; encoded by the coding sequence ACGGCGGCTTTTTGGAAGGCACTATCGGAGACCGTAATGCCTATAAATACTGAACATTTGAATCGTTGCATCCAAACGCTGGAGAGCGCTTTGGCGTTGTTGCGTCAATATGAACCGGATAGCATTGAGTACGAAGTATTCCGCAATTCCGCCGTAAAAGGCTTTGAATTGACGCTGGAAGTTTGCGGGAAATTATTGCGTAAAACGTTGAAGCCCTATTTTGCATCTCCCAAGGCCGTAGACAGCCTGATGTTTAAAGATTTATTCCGCCATGCAGCTAAACATGGAATTCTCAGCGTTGAGGAAGTGGAACGTTGGCTGAATTACCGCGACAATCGCAACACTACGGCTCACGATTATGGAAAAGGATTTGCAGAAGAAACCCTTACGCTTTTACCTGAATTCATTGCGGACGCCAAG
- a CDS encoding sugar phosphate isomerase/epimerase family protein, whose protein sequence is MREIIRRIAVLLMLGAALPLVYLSPAAEAQPLCKELYVGGFLIGPQAYSFNRFSFFEAIDKAVQAGCHVIEAYPGQRLSPDDNTPFSHDAPPSVWAKTKIKLERAGIRLVNYGVVALGNDEGADRKVFDFAKVMGIPTITTEPEEGSLELIEKLVKEYDIKIAIHNHPIQPNNPNYKYWDPYYVLNLIQGLDYRIGVCADTGHWARSGVQPLEALRVLEGRIISSHLKDMNEFGVEEAHDVHFGEGVCNMEQMLDELKRQGFQGNISLEYEYNWNNNVTDIAACVEYIRAYGEKH, encoded by the coding sequence ATGCGCGAAATAATTCGTCGAATTGCAGTCTTACTAATGCTGGGCGCGGCGCTGCCGTTGGTTTACCTTTCTCCCGCCGCCGAAGCGCAGCCTTTGTGCAAGGAATTGTATGTTGGCGGCTTCCTCATCGGGCCGCAGGCGTATTCCTTCAACCGTTTCTCGTTCTTCGAAGCGATCGACAAAGCGGTGCAGGCGGGATGCCATGTCATCGAAGCCTACCCCGGCCAACGCCTCAGTCCGGACGACAACACACCCTTCAGCCATGACGCTCCTCCCAGCGTCTGGGCCAAAACGAAAATCAAGTTGGAGCGCGCTGGCATCCGCCTGGTTAACTACGGCGTTGTCGCTTTAGGAAACGACGAAGGCGCTGATCGCAAAGTGTTCGATTTCGCCAAAGTCATGGGCATTCCAACAATTACCACCGAACCGGAGGAAGGTTCGTTGGAACTGATTGAAAAATTGGTGAAGGAATACGACATTAAAATCGCCATTCACAACCACCCTATTCAACCCAACAATCCCAATTACAAATATTGGGATCCCTATTACGTTCTCAACCTGATTCAAGGACTCGACTATCGCATCGGCGTCTGCGCGGATACGGGCCATTGGGCGCGTTCCGGCGTGCAACCCCTGGAGGCGCTGCGCGTGCTGGAAGGCCGCATCATCAGTTCCCACCTGAAGGATATGAACGAATTCGGCGTGGAAGAAGCGCATGACGTTCATTTCGGCGAAGGCGTCTGCAACATGGAGCAAATGTTGGACGAATTGAAGCGCCAGGGCTTCCAGGGCAACATCTCGCTGGAATACGAATACAACTGGAACAACAACGTAACCGACATCGCCGCTTGCGTCGAATACATCCGCGCTTATGGCGAGAAGCATTAA
- a CDS encoding type II secretion system protein GspG: protein MTRKRSFRFLFRIWFGLAFLSTAGFSPIAAGDIITLKDGASLRCEVIAETESPDSGKRFLKIRVLNSMVWVAREDVIRIEKTADRGTAGSDLQSLLQRMIQEGKILPDLQKQLDFVIPSQPSQVDVPIQAKKIMGWAYFYENYGAIEEKKRAQLKEGGIIPRGSILIVSPNSRVTLAIGEVGEIGLEARTRIRFDDLKLEQSIQSYTVSLRLLQGKAWFRIGTKGSALANWKRVLLTIDAVKTVIQEGTLYAETAGKLGAVNITYLDGKKTLNFQRGADGPYSVAVGDKLEVSPGSNTVPVSVSANREALMAEVKEWSNWSPEPLAVDLDYIVPPLKTYPPFTAIPALYLPRIPIDSSMMLPPETRRLGEILDEYRKALERRKYDTGKYPSQEQGLKALTESFNTPGWRGPYISPELPRRDLWGSEFVYDLYTEKGRQYPDVRSLGANRIDDRGLGDDIR, encoded by the coding sequence ATGACGAGAAAACGGTCTTTTCGCTTCCTATTCCGGATATGGTTCGGATTGGCTTTCTTGTCCACTGCCGGATTTTCGCCAATCGCCGCTGGAGATATCATCACGCTGAAAGACGGCGCCAGCCTGCGTTGCGAAGTGATCGCCGAAACGGAATCTCCCGATTCGGGAAAGCGTTTTTTGAAAATCCGGGTTCTCAATTCGATGGTTTGGGTTGCCCGCGAAGACGTCATCCGCATCGAGAAGACGGCGGATCGGGGGACGGCGGGATCGGACCTGCAGTCGCTGCTTCAACGCATGATTCAGGAGGGAAAAATCCTCCCCGATCTGCAAAAACAATTGGATTTCGTCATTCCATCGCAACCCTCGCAGGTGGACGTGCCTATCCAAGCCAAGAAAATCATGGGATGGGCCTACTTTTATGAAAATTACGGCGCCATTGAAGAAAAAAAGCGCGCCCAACTCAAAGAAGGCGGCATTATCCCCAGGGGCAGCATTCTCATCGTCTCCCCCAATAGCCGGGTAACGCTCGCCATTGGCGAAGTCGGGGAAATCGGATTGGAAGCGCGAACCCGCATCCGCTTCGATGATTTGAAACTGGAGCAATCCATCCAAAGTTATACGGTCTCCCTTCGGTTGCTTCAAGGAAAAGCCTGGTTCCGCATCGGGACGAAAGGCTCCGCACTCGCGAATTGGAAGCGCGTGCTTCTGACCATCGACGCCGTGAAAACCGTGATCCAGGAAGGAACGCTGTATGCGGAGACCGCCGGCAAGCTCGGCGCGGTGAATATTACTTATCTCGACGGCAAGAAGACGCTCAATTTTCAACGGGGGGCCGATGGGCCGTACAGCGTCGCCGTAGGGGATAAATTGGAAGTTTCTCCCGGCTCTAATACGGTTCCCGTATCGGTATCAGCCAATAGGGAAGCTTTGATGGCGGAAGTGAAGGAATGGTCCAACTGGAGTCCGGAACCTTTGGCGGTGGATTTGGATTATATCGTCCCGCCATTGAAAACCTACCCGCCGTTCACGGCGATACCCGCGCTTTATCTCCCTCGGATCCCCATCGACTCGTCTATGATGCTGCCGCCGGAAACGCGGCGTTTGGGGGAAATTCTTGACGAATACCGCAAGGCTTTGGAACGGCGCAAATACGACACGGGAAAATACCCCTCCCAAGAACAAGGATTGAAAGCCTTGACCGAATCGTTCAATACGCCGGGATGGAGAGGACCTTATATTTCCCCAGAATTGCCTCGGCGCGATTTATGGGGATCGGAATTCGTCTACGATTTATATACGGAAAAAGGACGCCAATATCCCGATGTGCGCAGCCTGGGCGCCAACCGCATCGACGACAGGGGCTTGGGCGACGACATCCGGTAA
- the larB gene encoding nickel pincer cofactor biosynthesis protein LarB, whose translation MNPEKIRGLLQRVQSSELSIEDAITQLKHFPYEDIGFANIDHHRSLRQGIPEVVFCQGKETNDIIEIVERLIEGGHPVLATRIRPEAIDPLKKQFPKAVFYDRSRSFTLGEPPESETVGDVLVICAGTSDLPVAEEAAVTARFTGSKTAQIADVGVAGIHRLFGRLDRIRSANAIVVAAGMEGALASVIGGLVDIPVIAVPTSVGYGASFGGLSALLTMLNSCSAGVTVVNIDNGFGAGYAASLINKRIAGVRSARNNEMGK comes from the coding sequence ATGAATCCGGAAAAAATCCGCGGCCTGCTGCAACGCGTTCAATCGTCCGAATTATCCATCGAGGACGCTATAACGCAGTTGAAGCATTTCCCTTATGAAGATATCGGCTTTGCGAACATCGATCACCACCGTTCTCTGCGGCAGGGCATTCCCGAAGTCGTCTTCTGCCAAGGCAAAGAGACGAACGACATAATCGAAATCGTCGAGCGGTTGATCGAAGGCGGGCATCCGGTTCTCGCCACCCGCATCCGGCCGGAGGCCATCGATCCATTAAAGAAGCAATTTCCCAAAGCGGTCTTTTACGATCGTTCGCGTTCCTTTACGCTGGGAGAGCCGCCGGAATCGGAGACGGTTGGCGACGTGCTTGTGATATGCGCGGGAACGTCCGATCTTCCCGTCGCCGAGGAAGCGGCGGTGACGGCGCGCTTTACCGGATCGAAGACCGCCCAGATCGCCGATGTGGGCGTGGCGGGCATTCATCGGTTATTTGGCCGTCTTGACCGCATCCGTTCCGCCAACGCCATCGTGGTAGCGGCGGGGATGGAAGGCGCGCTTGCCAGCGTCATTGGGGGATTGGTGGATATACCCGTCATCGCCGTTCCTACCAGCGTGGGGTATGGCGCCAGTTTTGGGGGGCTATCCGCCCTATTGACCATGTTGAACAGCTGCAGCGCGGGGGTGACGGTCGTCAATATCGACAACGGCTTCGGCGCGGGTTACGCCGCCAGCTTAATCAACAAGCGCATCGCCGGAGTACGCTCCGCGCGGAATAACGAGATGGGAAAATGA